Genomic segment of Corticium candelabrum chromosome 16, ooCorCand1.1, whole genome shotgun sequence:
CTGGATGGAGGCAACAGACTAGAGTCACAATTGTACAAATTGCTGACCAACCTGAAGTTCAtcaaacatgtttgtaactatTGCAATTAACATGTTGAAGAGAATGATTGTAGCCTGCATCATCCAGAGACCAAACACCAGTTTTCCAACTATTTGTTCAGGCTTTGTGCAGTTGGTGAAGTGATCGAGTTCTGTCAAACCAAACAGAGACCAGAATAGACTCTCTGCTGATGAATAGAAACTGCACAAAGAGAAGAGTCTCAAATTGTGATATGGGAATAAACACTTCATCTACCTGTCAAATGCTTCAGCTGGAcagtctgtcaaactattgtTTGTAGATGAATCATGTTTTGCGTGTGATATATCATGGTCAAACTTTGTTGCTCCATAAATATCAGACAAGGCCTTTGCGAATGCCAGCAAGTAGATAAGGATAATTACTAGGAATGACATGAGGCACTGTTGGATTTTGCCATATGATCTCTGTATTGGACCAAGGAATGGATGAATTCTGAGATACTGTAGCAGTCGTGTGCAAGACACGGTTGTTGCTAGTGCCAGCATGTAGCTGTGTACTCGAATGATTTTTTTGTCATCAATGTAGATGGCAGTAATTCTTACAACATAAGAAGCAAGAAAGAGAACTATGCCAATAATATTTCTCTTGTGGCCGAGCCGTCTGAAATAGAATCGAAATTCTTCTCTGCTCAGGGTTAGCAACTCATTGTATAGAAGAGCAAGCACGTAGACCAACACGACATACTGCAAGGGTGTCAAGTGGTGTGATTCATTGTCAAATGATGTGAACAGTATTATGACGAAAAATATGAAATATGCAATGGCTTCAGCGAAATACCAAACTGCTGGTGATGTTTGTGGCCGAAGAATGTTCCATGACACACGATGGCCACAGAGTTTGACACTGAAAACAATGAGTGGCCAAGCAATGAGGATGACAAATGGGCGAGCAATAGCTTGCAAGAGAAAGACAATCATAGCTTGAAACAGTTTTGTGCACCCTGTCTCACATCCCTTCCACACACAAGTGAGCTCATCTTGAACTGCTTCACTGGCAATAAACTAAATCAAATCAAAATTGGTAAACACACTGCGACTCTGATGATGCCGCCGATGTGTTGAGTTACCTTCTTGTGGCTATTCAAAATTGCCATTTCCACAACGTGTCCATTCAGAGCAAGTCTCTGCAGCTTCAACGAGTGCAACCCTTCGATCATTTCAACTGCTGTGTCTTCTAGTTTTGTAGACATCTCTATGTAGTTGTCTTTGGATTTTGGTTGTACTTGTGCCATCTGCTTATAGAAAGAAGTTAGTGTGAGTACGTATTCGAGAGGCTTGGGTGATGCCTTGATGACGTCAGGTTCACTTAGTAGTTGCAAATCACGAGAGAAGCAACTCTTTAGCCCAGAGTTTCCAACATCAGCTGAAGCTTTGATTAATTGTGAAATATTGTTGACATGCTTGGACGTAACAGCAACGTAGAGAGGCGTTGCACCATCAGCATTTGGCTTCGTGATATCCAATCCAGCATTGAGCAGTACAGAGATGACAGAACTGTTATCTTCAGCTGCACAAGCATAGTGGAGTGGTGTACTTCCCTCTTGATCTCTGTAGGTATGGTCAACTCCCTTGTCAATTGCAAGCGTGAGAAGTCGCTCTTTCTGTAGGATTGCTGCTACGTGGCATAGATTCTGATCAGCAGTACTAGTAGTGTGGATGTTGGCTCCATGAGCTACCAGCATGTTTACTTTTTCTACTGCTTCTTCATCAGCAACACTGCTTGCAACAAGAAGCACTGCTGGTAAACCTGCATACTCGTCTCTCTCAGCAGTCGATGCTCCAAGCTGTAGCAGTGCCTGTAGAGCAGTTGTATACACATCGTTTTTATCTAAAAGTTAATTGCACaattatgaatatacctgTAGAGTGGCTTTGCTGCCATGTCTGCACACAAAGAGCAGAAGATCATCTTTGATTGCATTAAAAATTTTGGATTGTTCATTGGCTAGAGTGTGAATAAGATCTGCATCTGATGGCCGATGCATCTTCACCATGCAGTGAATTGCTGTAACGTCAGATCCGTTTGTTGACAACAAATCAACACTAGAACGGCAAAGACTGACAAGCATGTCAACATCTAGACACTCAGTTGCCATCTACATGAAGCAaattaaacaataacaaatataCACAGATTGATTGCACGTTTTGACTATCATTGTCATTACCAGATCATGAACTGCAGCCTCAGACAACTCACTGAAGTTACATTTTGCAAAGAGTGGAGAAAGGATTTGTGAAGGCATGTTGTTTGCAGCAGCAAGATGAATGACACTTTGGCATGTTTGGTCTTGTACATTGACAGAAGCTCCTTTGTTCAAAAGCTTATACATTGCTAGACAATCAAGAGTGGAATAATTGTGGCTATTGGACAACGACTTGCAGGCATGGGCAATGCTTGAACCAAACAATCAGTTATGTCCATCTATTAGTAATTTACTGTAGTCATATGTTGTTCCCTTTTGGTGGTGTGACTACTAAAAAGTAGGTAAATATCTAAAGTGTGATTTTGATAGTGAGCATTTGTGTTGTTACAGTGGTcaatcacgtgatcaattTTAATCAAACCAAACGTTTTACATCTTGATTAGCAGTTTTGTGATTAACCCTAGGCGTAGCGAGGGTTAAAGTAGTCGTCTCCCCAGAAGTAGCGACCGACTGGACGACTCGACGGAAACgaccatgtaaacaactttggaatgtacAGGCGTGCGTTcactggtacagtgtacagcGCTCGTGTAATCTCGACATATGGTTTTTGGAGCTTGTCCGCCAGTCTAGGCGGAGTCACGCAGGACGTTCCAATTATACTTTGGAGTGTACCTTCAAGGTCATAGCGAACGGAAGAGAGTAGCCTGGCAAAGCGCCCAAGTGATTTTAATACGGTTTGATGATataagactgcctgtcctttctcagccatctgtataaacaagttttGGGATGCTTGTGTCTAGTGACGTGCAccttgtgttaattaatttgtgcatgcttgcaagtacAGTAGGTGCTTGCCAGTACATGTGCAACAACTGTTTGGTTTTGTTACCTGAGGCGTTGCGATTGGAGTACATACACCTGTGCctctagactcgtacccagtcctcctcgcgcgctccacgtgttttagcacgtgcttttgTTCCACTACCCAGGAGAATCAATCCGTTGGGTGTTCtacgaacacacacatacgtaattttcctgctttgcagtgTGTTTGGAATCACATTTCTAATTCTACAACCAAAGTACACGGAACTGGAAAGGGGTCAATTTCTTGTCACCTAGGTTTCAGCACGTTAGGGTTCATTTCATTACTTACAGTAACTTGTTCCATTTGTATGATCTGAGTAGGTCTGCACGGAATGATGTTCAGTCATTGTGCAATAAACTttagtaaaattttaatttaagtaAGTCTAACAATGCAGATCGACTGACCTAGTTGAGCAAGACATTGTCGTTAGTTTGGTATTGCTAAAAATTTTAGGTGCAATCATCAACTGGagcaagtaattaattaattaaatataaaaggTGCTATACTAACTCTATGGGTGACTTCAGCCCTAGCAATATGTACTTTGAGTACCAAGCTGGATTTGCTACATACTCTGGAAAAGTGATTGCATAAATGCATCTTCTGCCAAGATTATAAAAACAAAAACTCTACATGGAGAGGCAGGTTTTGGAATCCTACTAGATGTACTTAGTTCTCTTTAGAAGTAAGTCTCTTACACTGAACAGTGACGTCTGTTGTCGTTGCATTCACTTTTGCACGTCGACATGACAGCAGAAGATGAAGCGGTGTCTttccttgtttgttttgaCAGTTGGGATTTGCTCCTTTCGTCAGCAGCTGCTCTAGTCTTGCTGGTAGGGTGGCGACCTCGCCACGAAGAAGCTCACCAATTAGTTCGTCATCAATCTAAATGAGAAAGAAGAGCACAAGTCAGGAAACAAAAGAAACACTGTCTACGTATAGGCCGGGTAGTGAAAGGAATGCGACCTTCTGCGCTGTCATTGCACACTTGGAACTGAAATGCCTGCTGCGCCTCGAGTGCAATATGCTCTGTCTAAGTCCAATAATTCTTTAGTGTATCCTGTACATTTGTATCTAATAGGCTGTTAGTTACTTATGCAAATAACTCCAGTTCCGTTATCTATCTCAGATTCTGCGCGAGGATGCATGCTGTCTAGAATCTCACATTATGCTGCACTACTGGCATTCTAGAGCTACTACGTACTAGCAGCATAATAACTCCAtggtaaattaataattatcaTTAAGAATTACGCTATGAACT
This window contains:
- the LOC134192400 gene encoding serine/threonine-protein phosphatase 6 regulatory ankyrin repeat subunit C-like — protein: MTAQKVAFLSLPGLYIDDELIGELLRGEVATLPARLEQLLTKGANPNCQNKQGKTPLHLLLSCRRAKVNATTTDVTVQSMYKLLNKGASVNVQDQTCQSVIHLAAANNMPSQILSPLFAKCNFSELSEAAVHDLMATECLDVDMLVSLCRSSVDLLSTNGSDVTAIHCMVKMHRPSDADLIHTLANEQSKIFNAIKDDLLLFVCRHGSKATLQALLQLGASTAERDEYAGLPAVLLVASSVADEEAVEKVNMLVAHGANIHTTSTADQNLCHVAAILQKERLLTLAIDKGVDHTYRDQEGSTPLHYACAAEDNSSVISVLLNAGLDITKPNADGATPLYVAVTSKHVNNISQLIKASADVGNSGLKSCFSRDLQLLSEPDVIKASPKPLEYVLTLTSFYKQMAQVQPKSKDNYIEMSTKLEDTAVEMIEGLHSLKLQRLALNGHVVEMAILNSHKKFIASEAVQDELTCVWKGCETGCTKLFQAMIVFLLQAIARPFVILIAWPLIVFSVKLCGHRVSWNILRPQTSPAVWYFAEAIAYFIFFVIILFTSFDNESHHLTPLQYVVLVYVLALLYNELLTLSREEFRFYFRRLGHKRNIIGIVLFLASYVVRITAIYIDDKKIIRVHSYMLALATTVSCTRLLQYLRIHPFLGPIQRSYGKIQQCLMSFLVIILIYLLAFAKALSDIYGATKFDHDISHAKHDSSTNNSLTDCPAEAFDSFYSSAESLFWSLFGLTELDHFTNCTKPEQIVGKLVFGLWMMQATIILFNMLIAIVTNMFDELQENADYEWKFSLGATIVDIQKAQQKTKFPPSSAGKHFTTQNRRKRCP